The following DNA comes from Cucumis sativus cultivar 9930 chromosome 7, Cucumber_9930_V3, whole genome shotgun sequence.
AACCCAAACGCTCTTTAGCTCTTCCTTCCTTCATGCTGTATTTTGTAATAGTAAgtaaaaggtaaaagaaaaaattgttagagAAATTTGGAGGAAGAGAgagtaaatttatagaaaGATAATAACTATTAACTGCTAGTGCAAGAAATTACCAGAgacttctttctttctttccttcttacTTATACAATCAAACTACGGAGTTTGTGGATGAAGTTGTTGATGTAAGACTCTTCCAAATCCTTGTCAACCAATAACTCTCTtaactttgctatatttgctcTCACCTCTTTTCCACTTTCATTCTCTTCATCCATCACTGTCTTCACTGCCTTACACACACTTTCTTTGCTAAAAaatccatcttcttctcttttctccaCCTCCACACCAACCTTCAAATGGCTGCTCAATGTTCTTGCTCTAAAAAAATGGTCACTAACATGGGGCAACAACACTAACTGACACTTCCTCACCAATGCCTCATTTAAAGACCCTGCTCCACAATGTGTAACAAAGCAACCAATTGATGGGTGCTCCAAAATTTGCTGTTGTTGAACCCATCCTCCATACACTACCCCTCTCCCTTCAATTCTCTGTTCGAAACCTTCTGGTAAAGCGGCCTCGACTGTGTCGATGCCCTCAGGTGGTTTGAGTACAGCCAAAAATGGTAAGTTTGAAAGCTCAAGACCCAACAACAGTTCTTGGAATTGGATTTTGGTCAAAATACATTCACTTCCAAATGCACAATATATGACTGAGCCAGAGTGGAACTTTGCTAACCATTTTTCCCATCTTTCTTCTAAACTTGTGGTTAGTGGTTCTAAATCCACAGCTCCTGACAGTAACACATgctttttcaattcattttctatGTAGCCTATGAAAGGTCCTTCAATCTCTCTACATGACTTCAATGCTAAAGCATTGCAATTGGTAAATGAAGTGGAAAATTGATCAAAGAGAGCGATACCATTGCTAAATCTCAAATGGCTAAGGGATGCAAAATTTTGAGCCTCATGAGCATGAAGCTTGATTGAGGAACTTGGGAAACCAGGAGGTGGCTGCATAAAATCGTCTTGAGTTAAAGTATCATGTCCAGACAATTCCCATATTTTTCCCTGAACATAACCAACTGTGACAGCAGAAAcgacattataataaattgatgTGATGCCCATTTGATCAGCTAGTTTTGTCACCCAATACGCAAAATCGTAGAAGATGACGTTGGGTTTTATGTCTTGAAGACAAGAGGCGATTTCAGGTTCAGTGAGATCCATAGAAATCATGAGGAGAGGTAGTTGTGAAGGGTGAGAAATATCAGCAGTAGTTTGAGCTCCAGGAGGGAGACCATCAACATGAGGAACAGTGATAAGGACAAAGGTAATGAGATTTGGAAAGTGATTGAAATGTTGCAATTCGGGTAGAGTTTTTGATGGAATGAAGATGGAGATTCTGTGACCTTTATTGGCTAATTTGTTGGCAATTTGGAGAAATGGAATCATGTGGCCAAAAGCAAACCAAGGGTACATTGCTATGTGCAGGCTTGAAAGAGATTCTTCCACCAtggttgtttcttttttctcctccTTAGAAGTCATATTCTGTGTTCTGCTACTACTTTTCTCAAGTATGTTTGCAATGATTGAATCAACCGGATGATCTTAGAGATTAGTAGGGATGTAGAACAAGTTCTGCAGTTCAAATGAACAATAGAATCATTGAAAGCAAAGATGTATTAGAAAGTAGGTTCAACTTTACACACAgacaaaaactcatttttgtttgttatgcAATTTGGGGAAGAAAAACTCCCTTTCAAAACAACTATTACCACTAAAACTTTTTATCGATGAAACATCAAAATCAGATCTTGacttttcaaattacaaaaataaatattgataatcCAACTCCATGCTTTTTTcttggaaaaaaaacaaaaacagcaGATTTGCATACTTGTAAGAGACGAAGGAGAGAATATATTCCTGacaacttatatttaaatattcaaaagaatCTAAACATagttcaacaaatttaaataatacaaacaaCTCAAATAgatacttttcttttagaaacaaattcaaatatataccTAATGAATGTATAAAATTAGCATAAAAAGATTAGCAAataatatgcaaataaataataagttaaaGTTGGGTAAACCTCACAAGTAATAAGGATTATGAATCTATGTCCTCTACTTGGTTTTCATTTGCAAACGAAAGAATTGGATGGTTGGGGAAGAGAAAAACTAAGAGAGCAAGAAAGGGAAAGTTAGGCGAAGGAGGTgggagaataataataaaaaaaaaagagtacacAATGTATGTGTGGtgcaaaaaaaatgaatgaatgcattaaataaatagcctaaattatgaaagaaaatgtccTCACCTTCACATTTTGTGCCAAAATAActcataaaatatttcaaagtttcataaatatttttaggatCATCTTTgctaaaaaaagtaaataactaataaagaaatttgaaggtTGAACTATGGTGTATAtgcttaatttaaaaaaaaaattgataatttaaaatagagtTCCTTATCAAATGaaaccaaataatattttttaaaattgattattttttaacacaagacaactttaaataaatttatcactAAATTAACCTAAGagatgtttttaatttaaagttattttataaacaagaTATTAATGGTTTTAGTTCTTATACCAATTGTGTGAGTAGTTCTCTTATCTTTTCTAAgttcaaacttattttaactttcaaataaGTGAGGGATAACATTTAACCAAGAAAATTGTATGAAGTAgtattttgagaatatgatatagcaattatagtttttagaattttataagtatggcaaaattttcaattcttcgacttaaatttgttattatttctaaactaCCTTTgaataacatatttttcttcatctttttaatgtcttactcactatttatttattctcccactttttaaagctctaattatttatttatttttatactagaaaaattatttattctttttgtcttaatcttaattttagaataccaataatacaataattgcaatatgaaatatagtGGTTGTTGATCGGAGTAATTTAACtacatttgtgattttttttttttttttttactttcttcgatgtgtattttgagttgaatttgattccaaaatttttttaaaaaaacttttacattaattttgttttggttttactttgtttCAGTTTTGTATACTAGTGttgtgatatatttatattatatatattagttggttaatatacttactacgtgatttttgtttttttaaattttatgcagttcactagaatatttttaagtatatgaatgatgtaactcagtgtatcattatcaagtatatcaacaatatattgttacaacatatcaataaagtgaatcattatcaaatatatgaatcaagtttacaagtgtatatcaagtgtataagtatgacttcaagcatatcaaatgcatttaatcaatcaattttataagtgaaaaatactaaatatatttgtatagtGCATCAGGtttatcaaacatatcatGTACATCAAACGTGTCAAATTTGTTGAGTGTTCCAATGAagcataacaaaatttattagcggtgtatcaaacttataagtgaagtcttttaagtgtatcaaactatCAAGGCCTAaggggtatcaagtgtatcaagaaaaatcaagtaaaacaAGAAGTATTATAATGTGTATCAAGATGTTTCAACtgtgtatcaaagagtatcaggtgcatcaagtgtatcaatcaaatgtatcgggtgtatcaagaagtatcaagtgtatcaagaaatATCAggtatcaagaagtatcaagtgtatcaagaaatATCATGTATCAAGAAGTACCAGGTGTAAATGTATCgggtgcatcaagtgtatcaagaaatATCAGATGTATCAAGGGGTACTAGGTATATcataaggtgtatcaaacatatattaataatggacatttgtgatattttaacttttgatgTGTGGACTGAACTTCGTTtctactatttttacaaataataaagtgtgtgcgctaaaaacttaattattataacttattttaccatttgttcaagttccctttcaaacaaaattttaatggtTTTGAAAGGAgaatggtttttgttttgaaccCTTTATGAAAGTTTGAGGTTATCTTTAAAACTCATGAAATGTTGTGTTTCATCTTCTGTGAGTATTTAAACTCAAACAAAGAACTTGAAGGTGCTTTGATGCCTTGTAATAGAAAACAACAAAGGAAGAGAACAAAAGGCGAAAACCAGAGAAAAATGTTGCACTCAGTGTTCTTCATTCGttgcattgaaaacatattacAAGTCGTTATGGGAAAAACAAAGGACCCACTAATACACTAACATTGAAAGTTTCCTCTAATGAATTCCACTAAGCCTTTAGCTCCTAAATAAAAGCCACTAACCTGAAGGAAAAGGCTACAACATTAATTtcgaaaggaaaaaaacaaccaaCTCACTTATTACTAACTTCTAAGATAGAAAGATCTAGTTTGTTTTAAGTAGAAGTGAAAGGAACAAAGAGActccctttcttttccttcctttttacTTAAGCAATCAAACTACGGAGGCTGTGGatgaaattgttaatataACTCTCTTCCAAATCTTTGTCAACCAATGACTCTCTTAACCTTTCTTTATTTGCTCTGATTTCTTTCCCACTTTCATTCTCTTCATCCATCACTGTCTTCACTGCCTTACACACACTTTCTTTGCTAAAAACCCCATCTTCCTCCCCTTTCTCAATTTCCACACCAACTTTCGAGAACTTGCTCATCAATCTTGCTCGAAACAATTGATCAGTAGTACGAGAGAACAACACTAACTGACACTTCTTCACCACTGCTTCTGATAAAGACCCTGCCCCACAATGTGTAATAAAGCATCCAATTGATGGGTGATCCAAAATTTGCTGTTGTTGAACCCATCCTCCATATACTATCCCTCTCCCCTCAACTCTCTGCTCGAAACCTTCCGGTAAGGCAGCCTCGACCGTGTCTATGCCATCAGGTGGTTTGAGCGCAACGAAAAATGGTAAGTTTGAAAGCTCAAGACCCAACAACAATTCTTGGAATTGGTTTTTGTTCAAAATACACTCGCTTCCAAATGCACAATATATGACTGAGCCAGAGTTGAACTTTGATAGCCATTTTGCCCACCTTTCTTCTAAACTTGTGGTTAGCGGTTCTAAATTCACAAATCCTGGCAGAAATATAGGCCTTTTGACTATGCTTTCAAGATATTCAATAAAAGGCCCTTCAATTTCTCTACATGATTTCAATGCCATAGCACTGCATTGGGATAATGCCCTGGAATTGCGCTCAAAGAAAGTGATATCActgccaaatttcatttgGCCAAAGGATGCCAAATATTGAGCCTCATGAGCAAGAAGCTTGATTGATGGACATGGGAAATCAGGAGGTGGGTGCAAAAGATCATCTTGAGTTAAATTATAATGTCCAGGAAATTTCCATAATTTGCACTGAATATAACCCATAGTGACAGGAGAAACAGCAGAAAAATAAACTGATTTAATCCCCAATGGATGTGCCAGTTTTGGCACCCAACACGCGAGATCATAGAAGATGGCTTCAGGTTTTATTTCTTGAAGACGAGAAGCGATTTCGGGTTCGGTGCGGTCCAT
Coding sequences within:
- the LOC101207016 gene encoding cyanidin 3-O-galactoside 2''-O-xylosyltransferase FGGT1 — protein: MTSKEEKKETTMVEESLSSLHIAMYPWFAFGHMIPFLQIANKLANKGHRISIFIPSKTLPELQHFNHFPNLITFVLITVPHVDGLPPGAQTTADISHPSQLPLLMISMDLTEPEIASCLQDIKPNVIFYDFAYWVTKLADQMGITSIYYNVVSAVTVGYVQGKIWELSGHDTLTQDDFMQPPPGFPSSSIKLHAHEAQNFASLSHLRFSNGIALFDQFSTSFTNCNALALKSCREIEGPFIGYIENELKKHVLLSGAVDLEPLTTSLEERWEKWLAKFHSGSVIYCAFGSECILTKIQFQELLLGLELSNLPFLAVLKPPEGIDTVEAALPEGFEQRIEGRGVVYGGWVQQQQILEHPSIGCFVTHCGAGSLNEALVRKCQLVLLPHVSDHFFRARTLSSHLKVGVEVEKREEDGFFSKESVCKAVKTVMDEENESGKEVRANIAKLRELLVDKDLEESYINNFIHKLRSLIV
- the LOC101206779 gene encoding cyanidin 3-O-galactoside 2''-O-xylosyltransferase FGGT1; this translates as MEEAPSSLHIAMYPWFALGHLIAFLQIGNKLASKGHRISFFIPSKTQPKLQPFNHFPNLITFVPITVPHVDGLPLGAETTADVSHPSQIPLIMTSMDRTEPEIASRLQEIKPEAIFYDLACWVPKLAHPLGIKSVYFSAVSPVTMGYIQCKLWKFPGHYNLTQDDLLHPPPDFPCPSIKLLAHEAQYLASFGQMKFGSDITFFERNSRALSQCSAMALKSCREIEGPFIEYLESIVKRPIFLPGFVNLEPLTTSLEERWAKWLSKFNSGSVIYCAFGSECILNKNQFQELLLGLELSNLPFFVALKPPDGIDTVEAALPEGFEQRVEGRGIVYGGWVQQQQILDHPSIGCFITHCGAGSLSEAVVKKCQLVLFSRTTDQLFRARLMSKFSKVGVEIEKGEEDGVFSKESVCKAVKTVMDEENESGKEIRANKERLRESLVDKDLEESYINNFIHSLRSLIA